In Aedes albopictus strain Foshan chromosome 3, AalbF5, whole genome shotgun sequence, the following are encoded in one genomic region:
- the LOC109422621 gene encoding thioredoxin, mitochondrial has product MLRMVRNPLLGQRFIRKTFSFSAVSNKQFVIKDHYEFDQKVINSDNPVIVNFHAEWCDPCKILTPQMTKMLGPSEEIDLAIVNVDDNAELVQTFEVKAVPAVLAFRNGVVVDKFIGLVDANMIENLIGKLARKKQQ; this is encoded by the exons ATGCTGCGAATGGTTCGTAATCCACTGCTAGGCCAACGCTTCATCAGGAAAACGTTCTCATTCTCGGCCGTCTCGAACAAGCAGTTCGTCATAAAGGACCACTATGAATTCGATCAGAAG GTTATCAACAGTGACAATCCCGTGATCGTGAACTTCCACGCGGAATGGTGCGATCCGTGCAAGATATTAACGCCCCAAATGACCAAAATGCTCGGACCATCGGAGGAAATCGACCTAGCCATAGTGAACGTGGACGACAACGCCGAACTGGTGCAAACGTTCGAGGTCAAAGCGGTCCCGGCAGTGCTAGCGTTCCGCAACGGGGTCGTGGTGGACAAATTCATCGGGCTGGTCGATGCCAACATGATTGAGAATTTGATAGGGAAACTGGCTCGGAAAAAGCAACAGTAG